Within Massilia endophytica, the genomic segment TTTCGCGGTGGCGGTGGAACAATGGCCGGAAGTGGTGGCCTGCTACGCGATGACGGGCGAAATGGACTACCTGCTGCGCGTCCACGTGGAGGACATGGACCACTTCTCCCGCTTCATGATGGCGACGCTGCTGCGCCACCCGGCGGTGCTGGACGTGAAATCCTCCTTCGCCCTTCAGCGCATCAAGGACACCACCGCCCTGCCATTGGTCTGAAGCGCCAGCGGCATCGCCCTGGCCCAGCGGTTGGACGACAGGGAAAAGGCCAGCGAGCGCACCTGGTGATACCACCCGGCCGGCACATACAGCATGTCGCCGGGATTGACGATGCACTCCACGATAGCGGCCTGCCGCGCCAGCGGGAAGCGGTCGTAATCCGGCGCCTCCGGGTCGAAGGGGGAACCGAAGAGAATGGCGTTCGCCTCGCGCACGTACAGGAATTCGTCGTGGTGCGGCGGCGCCAGGCAGATGCGCTTCGTGCCCCAGATCTGGGCGAAGATATTGTCGTCGTAATCGCAGTGCAGCGGCGTCACGGTTCCTGCGGGACCGATCCAGAAACGGGGCGGCCCCATTTTCCCGAAGTAGGCAGGCCAGTGGCACAGGCTGTTCAACTCGCGCAGCTCCAGGTTCCCCAGGTAGGGCGGCAGGTCCTGCGTTCCGGCTGCGGCAAGATCGAGATACTCCAGCATCGTCATGTCCTGCATGGCCCGGTCGGGCGCGAACGCCGTGTTGATGTAGTCGCCCACCCGTGCCCGCACGTGCAGGTGGCCGAAGCGCTCGCGCAGGATTTCAGGCGGGTGGGCGGACAACGGCCACTTGCCGACAAGCCCAGTGATGAGGAATGGCAGGCCTTCTTCGGCGCGCGCACGGAAGGCCGCGGCATCGGGCGCCCGCACGCGCGGCACTTCGGACAGGGGCGGGAGGGTGCGGGCGGCCTGCCTGATCGCTTCCCGCATTTCATGGATCGAGGCGACGCCGCGCACCTGGGCGTCCCTGCGCTCCTGCGCCTGCCTGCGGGCGATGATCTCTTCCGGCGATGCGGGAACGTGCAATCGCGGCGGCAGCCGCGGTGAAGTCTTCTCGTTGGACATCTGGCTAGTCTGTGCGTTTCCGGCGGCCGGGCAGGCGTTCCCACAGCTTGGTGGCACGCCGCACATTGGCCTTGAGCGCGTAATCGAGCGTGGCCAGCTGCTCCTGCATCGCTTCCTGCAGCACACTGGCCGGGTCGGCGGGACCGAGTTTCAGGTAGGCGTCCGCCTCGCCGTAATCGCGGTGGATCTCCATACCCGCCTTCTTCGCGATATGCATCATGGTCTGGTTGGAGGCCAGGCAGTGCATGTAGAGCGTATCCACGTCGTTGTTGCGGCAGACGATGTTGGCGCGCTCGAACATGCGC encodes:
- a CDS encoding cupin-like domain-containing protein, with translation MSNEKTSPRLPPRLHVPASPEEIIARRQAQERRDAQVRGVASIHEMREAIRQAARTLPPLSEVPRVRAPDAAAFRARAEEGLPFLITGLVGKWPLSAHPPEILRERFGHLHVRARVGDYINTAFAPDRAMQDMTMLEYLDLAAAGTQDLPPYLGNLELRELNSLCHWPAYFGKMGPPRFWIGPAGTVTPLHCDYDDNIFAQIWGTKRICLAPPHHDEFLYVREANAILFGSPFDPEAPDYDRFPLARQAAIVECIVNPGDMLYVPAGWYHQVRSLAFSLSSNRWARAMPLALQTNGRAVVSLMR